One genomic region from Vannielia litorea encodes:
- the manD gene encoding D-mannonate dehydratase ManD codes for MKITDAKVFVGGPGKNYVTLKIMTDQDIYGLGDATLNNRETLPATYLRDYLVPNLIGMDPRNSEDIWQFFYRGAYFRRGPVAMAAFGAIDMALWDIKGKLANLPLYQLFGGKSREGAMCYAHATGSDLEDLVDSIGHYVEQGYKAVRVQCGIPGMPTASYAVPEAPGEGKHYITDFSGIRPKVETWDTGKYMRYMPGALMEIRERFGPDLHLLHDVHHRLTPREAAEFAKAVEPAGLFWLEDPTPAEDQAALRLLRQHSTVPVAIGEVFNSIFECNKLIEEELIDFIRVAVTYAGGITHVKRIVDLAGLHHVRTGFHGAPSHSPLCMAAQAHLNAWAPNFGIQEYLVLGTEECDALFPSEHRLENGMVYVSDAPGLGVDFDEAEAARYQYKPGSHPVVRLEDGTMWNY; via the coding sequence ATGAAAATCACTGATGCGAAGGTCTTCGTCGGGGGACCGGGCAAGAACTATGTGACGCTCAAGATCATGACCGACCAGGACATCTACGGCCTTGGAGATGCCACGCTGAACAACCGCGAGACCTTGCCTGCCACCTACCTGAGAGACTACCTCGTGCCCAACCTGATCGGGATGGACCCGCGCAACTCCGAGGACATCTGGCAGTTCTTCTATCGGGGCGCCTATTTCCGGCGTGGCCCGGTGGCGATGGCTGCCTTCGGCGCTATCGATATGGCTCTCTGGGACATCAAGGGAAAACTGGCGAACCTGCCTCTCTACCAGCTCTTTGGTGGCAAGAGCCGGGAGGGGGCGATGTGCTACGCCCATGCGACTGGATCGGACCTTGAGGACCTGGTGGACAGCATCGGGCACTACGTCGAACAGGGCTACAAGGCCGTGCGGGTGCAATGCGGCATACCCGGAATGCCCACGGCGAGCTACGCGGTTCCCGAGGCACCGGGTGAAGGCAAGCATTACATTACCGATTTTTCCGGCATCCGCCCGAAGGTGGAAACGTGGGACACCGGGAAGTACATGCGCTACATGCCCGGCGCGCTGATGGAGATCCGCGAGCGGTTTGGCCCCGACCTGCACCTGCTTCATGATGTCCACCACCGGCTCACTCCACGCGAGGCGGCGGAGTTTGCCAAGGCCGTGGAGCCTGCGGGTCTATTCTGGCTGGAAGATCCGACCCCCGCCGAGGACCAGGCAGCGCTGCGGCTTTTGCGCCAGCATTCGACAGTGCCGGTGGCGATTGGCGAGGTGTTCAACTCGATCTTCGAGTGCAACAAGCTGATCGAGGAAGAGCTGATCGACTTCATCCGCGTGGCCGTCACCTATGCCGGCGGGATCACCCATGTGAAGCGGATCGTTGATCTGGCCGGTCTGCACCATGTGCGAACCGGCTTTCACGGCGCACCAAGCCACTCGCCGCTCTGTATGGCCGCGCAGGCGCATCTCAACGCCTGGGCGCCGAACTTCGGTATTCAGGAATATCTCGTGCTGGGAACGGAGGAATGCGATGCGCTCTTCCCCTCGGAACATCGGCTGGAGAATGGCATGGTCTACGTGTCGGACGCACCGGGGCTTGGGGTGGACTTTGATGAAGCAGAAGCCGCTCGCTACCAGTACAAACCCGGCAGCCACCCGGTGGTGAGGTTGGAGGACGGAACGATGTGGAACTACTGA
- a CDS encoding ABC transporter ATP-binding protein: MLKLYERVTRAALHLADPYVHGSREAPAGSVWPYLRSHLRPLRLVLVLSLIVTALTATIEVWLIGYAGRLIDMLAETAPAEIWAEHNASLIFAAVMIIALRPLAQFARFAVNDIGFSCNIANLFRWRAYDHISRQSVGWFQEDLAGRTASRIVLMGNYASDTLYQSLNAVAFGLVYMVGVVTLMASTDIRLAIPLFVWLALYIGLMALIVPRMVRAMEIFMASKSALLGKVVDTFSNFDTVSLFARRHEMEADYLASLEDTRETLFHARQIGLALRTVTVWLEGVIMAGIVGYGIWLWAQGGATIGLVSAAVALSLRITTMAEWVLEAIWRIFEQVGSIREALRTIAQPLVIPPVKDAPELNVSAGEIVVEGARHHYGKERGGLMGIDLRIAPGERVGLVGPSGAGKSTLVNLILRFYEPEGGRILIDGQDVAGVDLESLRRAIGMVSQQAALLNRSVRDNIALGQSDVPQEQIEAAAREARAHEFICELQDSKGRQGYDTNVGERGVKLSGGQRQRIALARVILKDAPILILDEATSALDSEVEAEIQEALTRVMRGKTVIAIAHRLSTIAEMDRIVVVEDGRIVENGSHAELLAAGRLYAKLWNRQSGGFLGVEPAEGDPAQ, translated from the coding sequence ATGCTGAAGCTCTATGAACGCGTCACCCGGGCCGCGCTCCACCTTGCCGACCCCTATGTCCACGGGTCGCGGGAGGCACCGGCGGGCAGCGTCTGGCCCTACCTGCGCTCGCATCTGCGCCCGTTGCGGCTTGTGCTGGTTCTCAGCCTGATCGTCACCGCGCTCACCGCCACCATCGAGGTTTGGCTGATCGGCTATGCCGGGCGATTGATCGACATGCTGGCCGAAACCGCGCCGGCCGAGATCTGGGCGGAGCACAACGCCAGCCTGATCTTTGCCGCCGTGATGATCATCGCCCTGCGTCCGCTTGCGCAATTTGCCCGCTTCGCGGTGAATGACATCGGATTTTCCTGCAACATCGCCAACCTCTTTCGCTGGCGTGCCTACGACCATATTTCTCGGCAATCGGTGGGTTGGTTTCAGGAAGACCTTGCCGGGCGTACCGCCTCGCGTATCGTGCTGATGGGCAACTACGCCTCCGACACGCTCTATCAGTCGCTCAACGCCGTGGCCTTCGGGCTTGTCTACATGGTTGGGGTGGTCACGCTGATGGCCAGCACCGACATCCGGCTGGCCATTCCGCTCTTCGTCTGGCTGGCGCTCTACATCGGGCTGATGGCGCTGATCGTGCCGCGCATGGTGCGCGCGATGGAGATCTTCATGGCCTCCAAGTCCGCGCTGCTCGGCAAGGTGGTGGATACGTTTTCCAACTTCGACACGGTCAGTCTTTTCGCGCGGCGCCACGAAATGGAGGCCGATTACCTCGCCTCCCTGGAAGACACCCGCGAAACCCTGTTTCACGCCCGCCAGATCGGGCTGGCGCTGCGTACCGTCACGGTCTGGCTCGAAGGGGTCATCATGGCCGGGATCGTCGGCTACGGGATCTGGCTATGGGCGCAGGGTGGCGCGACCATCGGGCTGGTCAGCGCCGCTGTAGCGCTGTCACTGCGGATCACCACAATGGCGGAATGGGTGCTTGAGGCGATCTGGCGTATTTTCGAGCAGGTCGGCTCGATCCGCGAAGCATTGCGCACGATCGCTCAGCCTCTGGTGATCCCGCCGGTGAAAGATGCGCCGGAGCTGAATGTAAGCGCGGGCGAGATTGTGGTGGAGGGTGCGCGGCACCACTACGGCAAGGAGCGCGGCGGGCTGATGGGCATTGATCTGAGGATCGCGCCGGGCGAGCGGGTGGGCCTTGTCGGACCTTCCGGGGCGGGCAAATCCACTCTCGTCAACCTGATCCTGCGGTTCTACGAACCCGAGGGCGGGCGCATTCTGATTGACGGGCAAGACGTTGCCGGGGTGGACCTCGAGAGCCTGCGCCGCGCCATCGGCATGGTCAGCCAGCAGGCCGCGCTGCTGAACCGCTCGGTGCGCGACAACATCGCACTTGGCCAGTCGGACGTGCCCCAGGAGCAGATCGAGGCCGCTGCCCGCGAGGCCCGCGCCCATGAGTTCATCTGTGAATTGCAGGACAGCAAGGGGCGGCAGGGCTATGACACCAACGTCGGCGAGCGCGGCGTCAAGCTTTCGGGCGGGCAGCGGCAGCGGATTGCGCTGGCGCGCGTGATCCTGAAGGACGCGCCGATCCTCATTCTCGACGAGGCGACCAGCGCGCTGGACAGCGAGGTGGAGGCCGAGATTCAGGAAGCGCTGACCCGCGTGATGCGCGGCAAGACCGTGATCGCCATTGCCCATCGGCTTTCGACCATCGCGGAGATGGACAGGATCGTGGTGGTAGAGGATGGCCGCATCGTGGAGAACGGCAGCCATGCCGAGCTGCTGGCGGCGGGCAGGCTTTATGCCAAGCTGTGGAACCGCCAGTCGGGCGGGTTCCTCGGAGTAGAGCCAGCAGAGGGGGATCCCGCGCAATGA
- a CDS encoding GNAT family N-acetyltransferase, translating into MKLRRASREDAPALARIHRCARTEAMPWLPVLHTLEGLQRYLRDRVISAQEVWVACDGETAVGFIAIDGDWIDHLYIAPSHWRQGIGTALLQKARAASPFLQLWAFQGNTMARAFYARHGFAEVELTDGAGNEEQTPDVRMEWQALTG; encoded by the coding sequence ATGAAGCTGCGCCGCGCAAGCCGAGAGGATGCGCCTGCCCTCGCGCGGATCCACCGCTGCGCCCGGACGGAGGCAATGCCCTGGCTGCCGGTGCTGCATACGCTGGAAGGGCTGCAGCGTTATCTGCGCGACCGGGTTATCTCGGCGCAGGAAGTTTGGGTGGCCTGTGACGGCGAGACGGCGGTGGGTTTCATCGCAATCGATGGGGACTGGATTGACCATCTCTACATCGCGCCGTCACACTGGCGTCAGGGGATCGGAACGGCGCTCTTGCAGAAAGCGAGGGCCGCTTCGCCTTTCCTCCAGCTCTGGGCCTTTCAGGGCAACACCATGGCGCGCGCCTTCTACGCCCGCCACGGCTTCGCGGAGGTCGAGTTGACGGATGGGGCGGGCAACGAGGAGCAGACGCCGGATGTCCGGATGGAGTGGCAAGCGCTGACTGGCTAG
- a CDS encoding alpha-hydroxy acid oxidase, whose protein sequence is MIGRGRALARVYALEDFEPLARRHLPRPIFGYVAGAAETNASLADNRAAFAEIGLLPRVGVDVSGRSLSTRVMGLDYDLPFGIAPMGVSALTAYRGDLVLARAAPGARIPMIVSAASLIPLEEITAEAPDVWYQAYFPQHLSDISALLDRVARAGVETLVVTLDSAVVPSRENNLRSGYRTPIRPNSALLWQGITHPRWALGTFLRTYIQNGPPHFENATATRGAPLLSRQAVRDFSGREFLSWELLAEVRKLWKGRLVLKGILHPDDVARAKALGAQGVILSNHGGRQLDGAVAPLRVLGAALERAGDMAVMIDGGILRGTDILKAMALGAAFTFLGRPMNYAAAVAGEAGVAHTIELMRTQLRADLGMLGVLRLEDLSPSLIHTDGFRAIL, encoded by the coding sequence ATGATCGGCCGTGGCAGGGCGCTTGCCCGCGTCTACGCACTGGAGGATTTCGAGCCATTGGCGCGCCGCCATCTGCCGAGGCCGATCTTCGGATATGTCGCGGGTGCCGCGGAAACCAACGCCTCTCTGGCCGATAATCGGGCTGCCTTTGCCGAAATCGGCCTGTTGCCTCGTGTGGGGGTAGACGTGTCTGGCCGCAGCCTCTCGACCCGCGTCATGGGTTTGGACTACGACCTGCCGTTCGGCATTGCGCCCATGGGCGTATCAGCCCTCACCGCCTACCGGGGCGACCTTGTGCTCGCCCGCGCCGCGCCCGGCGCGCGCATTCCCATGATCGTCAGCGCAGCCTCGCTGATCCCGCTGGAGGAAATCACGGCAGAGGCCCCTGACGTCTGGTATCAGGCTTACTTCCCACAGCACCTCAGCGATATCTCGGCGCTCCTCGATAGGGTTGCCCGCGCCGGGGTCGAAACCCTCGTCGTCACCCTCGACAGTGCCGTGGTGCCCAGCCGCGAGAACAACCTGCGCTCAGGCTACCGGACGCCAATCCGCCCCAACTCTGCGTTGCTCTGGCAGGGCATCACGCACCCGCGCTGGGCACTCGGCACCTTCCTGCGCACCTACATCCAGAACGGTCCGCCCCACTTCGAGAACGCCACTGCCACGCGCGGTGCCCCGTTGCTCTCCCGTCAAGCCGTGCGCGATTTCTCGGGCCGTGAGTTTCTTAGCTGGGAACTGCTCGCCGAGGTCCGCAAGCTCTGGAAAGGTCGCTTGGTTCTGAAGGGCATCCTCCACCCCGATGACGTGGCCCGTGCTAAGGCGCTCGGGGCACAGGGCGTGATCCTCTCCAACCACGGCGGCCGCCAGCTCGACGGCGCGGTGGCACCGCTCCGCGTGCTCGGTGCGGCACTGGAGCGGGCGGGCGACATGGCGGTGATGATCGACGGTGGCATCCTGCGCGGCACTGATATCCTGAAGGCGATGGCGCTGGGCGCCGCCTTTACCTTCCTTGGCCGCCCGATGAACTACGCCGCCGCTGTGGCGGGCGAGGCGGGGGTGGCCCACACGATTGAGCTGATGCGCACCCAACTCAGAGCCGACCTCGGGATGCTGGGCGTGCTGCGGCTGGAAGACCTCAGCCCTTCGCTGATCCATACGGACGGCTTCAGGGCGATCCTCTAG
- a CDS encoding DUF475 domain-containing protein, with amino-acid sequence MPSRSLRSYFLWPVVVTVLGLVLSAWLGWRVTGTLGGLLNFLVLGAILAALEIALSFDNAVVNANRLSTMSEVWRRRFLTWGILIAVFGMRIVFPLAVVCTAAWIGPMEALDLAINRPDDYAHIIEEAHLSISAFGGTFLMMVALTYFIDEGKDVHWVQWLERRLADYGAIRGFETALVLLVVVGFAFVLPAGVKADFVFGALFGLLVFSAVDVVGHILDSEQGDTAKLAAQGGIGAFLYLEVLDASFSFDGVIGAFALTTNLFLIAIGLGIGAMYVRSFTIMIVEKKTLAQFRYLEHGAFYSVFFLSLALFAQSVLHVPEPVTGLLGVVLIGLALLSSQRYKKAQGGPS; translated from the coding sequence ATGCCAAGCCGCTCATTACGCTCTTATTTCCTGTGGCCCGTCGTCGTGACGGTGCTGGGCCTCGTGCTTTCGGCCTGGCTTGGCTGGCGTGTGACGGGCACGCTGGGCGGTCTGCTAAATTTCCTCGTCCTCGGTGCCATCCTCGCTGCGCTGGAAATTGCGCTGTCGTTCGACAACGCAGTGGTTAATGCAAACCGTCTTTCCACCATGTCCGAGGTCTGGCGGCGACGGTTTCTAACATGGGGCATCCTGATTGCCGTTTTTGGCATGCGCATCGTCTTCCCGCTCGCAGTCGTCTGCACCGCGGCCTGGATCGGGCCGATGGAGGCGCTTGATCTCGCCATCAACCGCCCAGACGACTATGCCCACATCATCGAAGAGGCACATCTGTCGATCTCGGCCTTTGGCGGCACCTTCCTGATGATGGTTGCGCTTACCTACTTCATCGACGAGGGCAAGGATGTGCACTGGGTGCAGTGGCTCGAACGTCGCCTTGCCGATTACGGCGCGATCCGTGGTTTCGAAACTGCGTTGGTCCTGCTGGTGGTGGTCGGCTTCGCCTTCGTCCTGCCTGCTGGGGTGAAAGCCGATTTCGTGTTCGGCGCGCTCTTCGGCCTTCTGGTCTTCTCGGCTGTCGACGTCGTGGGGCACATACTCGACAGCGAGCAGGGCGACACAGCCAAGCTCGCGGCGCAGGGTGGGATCGGGGCCTTTCTCTACCTCGAAGTGCTCGACGCGAGCTTCTCCTTTGATGGCGTCATCGGTGCCTTCGCTCTGACGACCAACCTCTTTCTCATAGCCATCGGTCTTGGCATCGGCGCGATGTACGTGCGCTCCTTCACGATCATGATCGTCGAAAAGAAGACACTCGCCCAATTCCGGTACCTGGAGCACGGCGCGTTCTACTCCGTCTTCTTCCTGTCTCTCGCGCTCTTCGCCCAATCCGTCCTGCATGTGCCGGAGCCGGTTACGGGTCTTCTTGGTGTTGTCCTCATCGGCTTGGCGCTGCTGAGTTCACAGCGATACAAGAAGGCTCAGGGAGGACCGTCATGA
- a CDS encoding ribonuclease activity regulator RraA — protein sequence MANPAPAESIALDPATLDRLRGASTATVATLLYMRGYLNAYIQSAMPLAPGKPTMVGPAFTLRYIPARPDTDPIEAFRERDHPQRVAVEECPEGAVLVMDCRGDASAASAGSILLTRLEMRGCAGVVTDGGVRDAEGAAALSMPVYAGKPSAPTNLTKHHAVDIGLPIACGEVAVYPGDILLGDGDGVMVIPRHLADEIAAEALPMEVFESFVLEQVRAGQPIIGLYPPTDAAVQERYKERQGSRSS from the coding sequence ACCGACTGCGCGGCGCCAGCACCGCCACAGTGGCGACACTCCTCTACATGCGTGGCTACCTGAACGCCTATATCCAGAGTGCCATGCCGCTGGCACCCGGCAAGCCCACCATGGTCGGCCCCGCCTTCACCCTGCGCTACATCCCCGCGCGCCCAGACACCGACCCGATCGAAGCGTTCCGCGAGCGCGATCACCCGCAGCGTGTGGCAGTCGAAGAGTGCCCCGAGGGCGCCGTGCTGGTGATGGACTGCAGAGGCGATGCCTCCGCGGCTTCGGCCGGGTCAATCCTTCTGACCCGGCTCGAGATGCGCGGCTGCGCTGGCGTTGTTACCGATGGCGGTGTGCGGGATGCGGAGGGTGCGGCGGCGCTCTCTATGCCGGTCTACGCGGGCAAGCCATCGGCGCCCACCAACCTCACCAAGCACCATGCGGTCGATATCGGCTTGCCCATCGCTTGCGGCGAGGTGGCGGTCTACCCCGGTGACATCCTGCTGGGCGATGGCGATGGGGTCATGGTGATCCCCCGTCACCTGGCCGACGAGATCGCGGCGGAGGCCCTGCCGATGGAAGTGTTCGAGAGCTTTGTGCTGGAGCAAGTCCGCGCGGGCCAGCCGATCATCGGGCTCTATCCGCCCACCGATGCGGCGGTACAGGAGCGTTACAAGGAGCGGCAAGGCAGCCGGTCCAGCTGA